Proteins from a genomic interval of Clostridium sp. AN503:
- a CDS encoding MerR family transcriptional regulator: MMEKHSELYFTTGEFANILGVKKHTLFHYDEIGLFSPAVTEENGYRYYYVWQIDTFTVIRMLQKLGMPLGEIKEYMQNRSPERFLSMMEDKEAQIDREIERLKHMKKFISRERINVVQAQSAILDSPKVIPRPEGWLLASDVTDNSDRKMAEEIIRHVRMWEQGHVNISSVGSVCYQEDLEKGIYDRYRQIYTQVDKRIPALKPERYPEGNYIEVYYRGYEASMEKPYQLITGFAANHGLRTCGKWYEEFITDELTVAGYDKYTVRTLVKLEES, from the coding sequence ATGATGGAAAAACATTCGGAGCTTTATTTTACTACGGGAGAGTTTGCAAATATTCTGGGAGTGAAGAAGCATACATTGTTCCACTATGATGAGATCGGTCTTTTTTCTCCGGCGGTCACGGAGGAAAACGGATATCGTTATTATTATGTCTGGCAGATTGATACCTTTACGGTGATCCGGATGCTGCAGAAGCTGGGGATGCCGTTGGGGGAGATTAAGGAATATATGCAGAACCGTTCGCCGGAGCGCTTTCTGTCCATGATGGAGGACAAGGAGGCGCAGATCGACCGGGAGATCGAGCGGCTGAAGCACATGAAGAAATTTATCAGCCGTGAGCGGATCAATGTAGTGCAGGCGCAGTCAGCCATTTTAGACAGCCCGAAGGTGATTCCAAGACCGGAAGGATGGCTTCTGGCCTCCGATGTGACAGATAACAGCGACCGGAAGATGGCGGAGGAGATCATCCGCCATGTGCGCATGTGGGAACAGGGCCATGTGAACATCAGCTCCGTCGGTTCTGTCTGCTACCAGGAGGATCTGGAGAAAGGGATATACGACCGATACAGGCAGATCTATACCCAGGTTGACAAGCGGATTCCGGCGCTCAAACCAGAGCGGTACCCGGAAGGAAACTATATCGAAGTATATTATCGAGGCTACGAAGCATCCATGGAAAAGCCCTACCAACTCATAACCGGTTTTGCAGCGAACCATGGCCTTCGCACCTGTGGCAAATGGTACGAAGAATTTA